A part of Sporomusaceae bacterium FL31 genomic DNA contains:
- a CDS encoding xylulokinase — MACLIGIDIGSTNCKAAAYGADGTLKATASRPVVTHYLQTSWAEFDPDQIWLAVQDVLKEVTSKLVGESIAGIAVASMGAAGVLLDENDRWIHRSIAWFDTRTEDVAKWWRDSFGAERVYQISGFVPNPMAGITKVQWIRSQMPEQFSRVKHWVSMQDYGVYCLTGKAVVDLSVGCRTMAADLRNRCWNEEILAHAQIPIEICSQLKRSAELVGPITDKAAQATGVPAGTPVFTGGMDYVCGAFACGLLEAGNVLCAIGTSEQILMVVDDPANDISHIDTNFTCVNYVVDDKYYVAGQVISSGCILEWFAKEIVKADVNSLVAEAEEAPLGAKGVFMLPHFRGKYTPGADPLAKGAFVGLTTAHSRACMARAVLEGLCYEATIIMESMEQVTGQSIRSVHVTGGATQSPFWMQMKADILGRQIVCLDIPEVVTLGAAMLAGLGAGIYQNSADAVQKIRRNDIVYTPNLDRHQQYRKIYEGVYKHLYFSIKEINNKIEHCFS; from the coding sequence ATGGCATGTTTGATCGGTATTGATATTGGCAGTACCAATTGTAAAGCAGCTGCCTATGGGGCGGATGGTACCTTAAAGGCAACTGCGTCGCGCCCGGTGGTGACTCATTATCTTCAAACCAGCTGGGCGGAATTTGATCCTGACCAGATTTGGCTGGCAGTACAAGACGTACTGAAAGAGGTGACCAGCAAACTTGTCGGTGAAAGCATTGCTGGAATCGCTGTTGCTAGTATGGGCGCTGCCGGAGTGCTGTTAGATGAAAATGATCGCTGGATTCATCGGTCCATTGCGTGGTTTGATACCCGAACCGAAGATGTAGCAAAATGGTGGCGTGATTCCTTTGGTGCTGAGCGGGTATACCAAATCAGCGGTTTTGTGCCTAATCCGATGGCTGGAATCACAAAGGTTCAGTGGATTCGCAGCCAGATGCCAGAACAGTTTAGTCGGGTTAAGCATTGGGTTTCGATGCAGGATTATGGAGTCTATTGTTTGACCGGGAAAGCCGTTGTCGACTTATCGGTAGGCTGCAGGACCATGGCAGCAGATTTGCGTAATCGCTGTTGGAATGAAGAGATACTGGCCCATGCCCAAATTCCAATTGAAATATGCTCGCAATTGAAGCGGTCAGCCGAACTGGTAGGTCCGATTACGGATAAAGCGGCTCAGGCTACCGGAGTTCCAGCTGGAACTCCAGTCTTCACCGGGGGAATGGATTATGTATGCGGGGCATTCGCATGCGGGTTGTTGGAAGCAGGAAATGTTTTATGTGCAATCGGAACCAGCGAGCAAATTCTAATGGTTGTCGATGATCCAGCAAATGACATTAGCCATATTGACACGAATTTTACGTGTGTCAACTATGTGGTTGATGATAAATATTATGTGGCCGGTCAAGTCATTTCTTCTGGCTGCATCCTAGAGTGGTTTGCTAAAGAAATTGTGAAAGCTGATGTAAATAGTTTGGTAGCTGAGGCTGAAGAAGCGCCATTAGGCGCTAAAGGGGTTTTTATGCTGCCGCATTTCCGGGGGAAATACACTCCGGGAGCTGATCCTTTGGCCAAAGGCGCTTTTGTTGGCCTGACTACTGCGCATTCGCGGGCTTGCATGGCCCGGGCCGTTTTAGAAGGATTATGTTACGAGGCAACGATCATCATGGAAAGTATGGAACAAGTAACCGGACAATCGATTCGCTCTGTTCATGTTACCGGAGGCGCTACTCAATCTCCATTTTGGATGCAAATGAAAGCCGATATTTTAGGAAGACAAATTGTTTGTTTGGATATTCCGGAAGTGGTTACCCTGGGAGCGGCAATGCTAGCTGGCTTAGGGGCGGGGATTTACCAAAATTCAGCCGATGCTGTCCAGAAAATCAGGCGAAATGATATTGTATATACACCCAATTTAGACCGACATCAACAATATCGCAAAATCTATGAAGGTGTGTACAAACATCTATATTTTAGTATTAAAGAAATTAATAACAAAATTGAACACTGCTTTAGTTAG
- a CDS encoding alcohol dehydrogenase produces the protein MQAAVYKGIEAMEIEEITTPQLEPGSVLLKVKACAICGGDLRTFRHGHAAIKPPIVLGHEIAGEIIAVASDVQNFTVGERVIVAPAIGCASCTYCSSGWQNMCYTRTTIAHHYNGGFAEYVLVPAGALRAGNINRIPDEVTYLEASLAEPLACVLNAQEVMNIGLGDSVVVIGAGPIGCMHAEVARARGAGKVILVNRSARRLESAQKFGYDAYVDLSSTDGVKAVMELTKGLGANAVIVTAGTHDAQTLGIAMASKMGKVCLFAGLPKSQPMIELDANHVHYRQIAIYGAFSSAPRHNALALELIRSGKVSAKKLLTHLVSLDHIKTGMDLVDNRAGLRVTVSPCIEELTQEIEQHPDLIVMK, from the coding sequence ATGCAAGCAGCAGTGTATAAAGGAATCGAAGCCATGGAAATTGAGGAAATTACAACGCCGCAGTTGGAGCCTGGATCGGTTTTGTTAAAAGTAAAAGCGTGTGCGATTTGCGGGGGCGATTTGCGTACTTTTCGCCACGGACATGCTGCCATAAAACCGCCTATTGTGTTGGGGCATGAAATTGCCGGCGAAATTATAGCAGTAGCAAGCGATGTGCAAAATTTTACAGTTGGTGAACGCGTAATTGTAGCACCGGCAATTGGGTGTGCTTCTTGCACCTATTGTTCATCTGGCTGGCAGAATATGTGCTATACCCGTACTACCATTGCTCATCATTACAATGGCGGTTTTGCGGAATATGTACTTGTTCCGGCGGGGGCTCTTCGGGCTGGTAATATCAATCGAATTCCAGATGAGGTCACTTATTTGGAGGCTTCACTGGCTGAGCCATTGGCTTGTGTATTAAATGCCCAGGAAGTCATGAATATTGGATTAGGGGATAGTGTGGTCGTCATTGGTGCCGGACCAATTGGCTGCATGCATGCTGAGGTAGCTAGGGCCCGGGGGGCGGGAAAGGTTATTTTGGTCAATCGCAGTGCCCGACGATTAGAATCAGCGCAAAAATTTGGTTATGATGCTTATGTCGATTTAAGCTCAACGGATGGTGTTAAAGCCGTTATGGAGTTGACAAAAGGGTTGGGAGCTAATGCAGTCATTGTGACTGCAGGAACTCATGATGCGCAAACGTTAGGCATAGCAATGGCCAGCAAGATGGGGAAAGTCTGCTTGTTTGCCGGGTTACCCAAAAGCCAGCCTATGATTGAATTAGATGCTAATCATGTTCATTATCGCCAAATTGCTATTTATGGTGCATTTTCTTCGGCCCCAAGGCATAACGCGTTAGCCTTAGAGTTAATTCGCAGTGGTAAAGTATCAGCAAAAAAACTACTGACACATTTGGTATCCCTTGATCACATTAAAACAGGAATGGATTTGGTTGATAACAGGGCAGGGCTGCGTGTAACAGTGAGCCCATGTATTGAAGAACTGACTCAAGAGATAGAGCAGCATCCGGATTTAATTGTCATGAAATAG
- a CDS encoding haloacid dehalogenase, which yields MDDDRTIPLSTIAVIKEIQAKGIYVTLASSRPFCSVTPYARQLGISLPLITHGGAYIADYTGTNIRLRQTLNLGASLAVIKVLEDYDYYIKVYCDDVLYVQEATRETIKYSQQFGVEYHALGRNQLTTLTESPIRIAVFDQPERIHHVRKLIQPWLTYFSISSDTDSGLEFVDCSVHKGQAVARVCAELGIPMAQVMAIGNEGNDIGMLKAAGYGIAMGNACPEIKQMASYITKSNNDFGVEHVLQKYILSTIK from the coding sequence TTGGATGATGATAGGACCATCCCCCTAAGTACTATTGCGGTAATCAAAGAAATTCAAGCCAAAGGGATTTATGTGACACTGGCATCCTCACGGCCATTTTGCTCGGTTACGCCTTATGCCAGACAATTAGGCATTTCCTTACCGCTGATTACTCACGGCGGTGCTTATATTGCTGACTATACCGGAACTAATATTCGCTTACGGCAAACACTTAACCTTGGTGCCAGTTTGGCAGTTATCAAAGTACTGGAAGATTATGATTACTACATTAAAGTGTATTGTGATGATGTTCTATATGTACAGGAAGCAACCCGTGAAACGATTAAGTATTCTCAGCAATTCGGAGTGGAATATCATGCCTTGGGGCGTAATCAATTGACGACACTGACTGAAAGTCCAATTCGAATTGCTGTTTTTGATCAGCCTGAGAGGATCCATCATGTTCGCAAGCTTATACAGCCCTGGCTGACTTATTTTTCTATATCCAGCGATACCGATTCTGGATTAGAATTTGTTGATTGCTCCGTTCATAAGGGTCAAGCAGTCGCACGAGTCTGTGCCGAGCTTGGCATTCCAATGGCTCAGGTTATGGCAATCGGCAATGAAGGTAATGATATCGGGATGCTTAAAGCCGCTGGTTATGGTATTGCAATGGGCAATGCCTGTCCGGAAATCAAGCAGATGGCTTCAT
- a CDS encoding D-3-phosphoglycerate dehydrogenase, with protein MRFLVVGDPMLSSATLATAVRDVFGDEVSVSGVDWKPDSDEEFWHLRSQVEKYGPDAGQPPEELKEAVKQADVIITHHTPISAELINSSSASFIGVCRAGTENVDVKAASSKNIKVMKTMGRNAEAVSDFTLALILSELRNLARGHAALMQGNWRKKYVNSSFMGDMQGKTVGLIGFGYIARLVAKKLAGFQVRQLVYDPYVDPAVLKEFGVEQVGLEELCRQSDFISIHARLSADTAGLIGKAAFSWMKPTAYLINTARAGLIDEAALVEALQTNQIGGAALDVFWSEPIPENHPLFALDNVTLTPHLAGATNDTFRMTPYLLLNELQQVIQNKAVSAWFAN; from the coding sequence ATGCGTTTTTTAGTTGTAGGCGATCCTATGTTGTCATCGGCAACATTAGCCACTGCTGTTCGTGACGTATTTGGCGATGAGGTCAGTGTAAGCGGGGTAGACTGGAAACCAGACAGTGATGAAGAATTCTGGCATTTGCGCAGTCAGGTTGAAAAATATGGCCCGGACGCAGGTCAGCCGCCGGAAGAATTGAAAGAAGCTGTTAAGCAGGCTGACGTGATTATTACGCACCATACGCCAATTAGTGCTGAACTGATCAATTCCAGCAGTGCTTCGTTTATTGGTGTATGCCGGGCTGGTACTGAGAATGTTGATGTCAAAGCAGCCAGCAGCAAAAATATAAAAGTCATGAAGACTATGGGACGCAATGCTGAAGCCGTATCTGACTTTACTTTAGCTTTGATATTATCAGAGCTTAGAAATCTGGCTCGAGGGCATGCTGCACTGATGCAGGGAAATTGGCGGAAAAAGTATGTCAATTCCAGCTTTATGGGGGATATGCAAGGCAAAACAGTAGGTCTGATTGGATTTGGCTATATTGCCAGGCTGGTGGCAAAAAAATTAGCTGGTTTTCAGGTACGTCAACTGGTTTATGATCCTTATGTCGATCCTGCTGTCCTCAAAGAATTTGGTGTGGAACAAGTTGGCTTGGAAGAGTTATGCCGTCAGTCAGATTTTATCAGTATTCATGCACGGCTTAGTGCTGATACGGCTGGCTTAATAGGAAAAGCAGCATTTTCCTGGATGAAGCCAACAGCTTATTTAATTAATACAGCTCGGGCTGGTTTGATTGATGAGGCTGCTCTTGTGGAAGCCCTGCAAACAAACCAGATTGGCGGCGCGGCTCTTGATGTTTTTTGGTCTGAGCCTATTCCGGAAAACCACCCGCTGTTTGCATTGGATAATGTAACTTTGACACCTCATTTGGCAGGAGCTACCAACGATACGTTTCGAATGACTCCGTATTTATTGTTAAACGAATTACAGCAAGTGATCCAAAACAAAGCAGTATCAGCTTGGTTTGCTAATTAG